The Plasmodium vivax chromosome 12, whole genome shotgun sequence genomic interval tAATGAAATACGATCGGTAACATGCATGCGGGTTAActaggaagaggaaaaatggcTTAAACAGAAGAAACtgaatttcaaaattgtgtTTATAATGTACAGCGGactcttttataatattgaACAACGTGTCGATGCTTTTTTTCTGGATGTCATTATTTTTGCACAGGGAGAGCAGCAATATGTTCATGCAGCAGTTGTTGTAAATGCTTCTTATCTTGTCCAGGTTAATAACGCACAGCATTTCTATCATATGTAGGGGGTAGAAATCTTCGAAGATGCAAAACTTTTCTAATTTCTTCAGTACGATGTAGTAGGTGTGCTCTTTGGTTGCCTTGCCGCTCGGCTTATCATGCATTTGTTTTGAGAAAGTTCTCACTTCAGTGGGAACTCCCTGTGTTGGTAAATTTGCACATTCGCTGCTGATTGGTCTATCCTTTGCCAGTTCGTAATGAACCACCCctttccgcttctcccccttcgccGAAAAGAACACATCTGTGTAGAAGCCAAAATAGGTTGTGTACATGGGGTCAAAGTGGGACaggtaataataatacacttcaaaaatgttctcatttttttgcaaaaattcgatgtatttttcaattatatttttcttcctatttAGTTTGTTAAACTTTGCGTATTCTCGATTGCTGGGAGTTGTgtcttcttcgtttttttcccttccgaGGGAGCTTCCCGCATGTAAGGCTGCCTCCTTGGAGGGCTCCGTTAACCTGGCGCTGCTTTCATTTCCATCCTGGTGGTTAGCCCCCTTTTGGGCACTTTCCACATGGCCGCTCAACAGAGTGGTGGACATACCTTTAGAGTCCCTTCCACTCGGATGTGTACCTCCATTATGTTTACTCTCTTTGGGTAGTTGGtgtccccccccaggggcCTTACCACCCTTATGACTTAACTTGGGAGgtggctccccccccttggggccCACCTTCCTCTGCTTGAAAAACTGATTAAATATCATAAAATGAATTGAATTCAAAATGTTAACCAACGTGGAAAGCTTATAAAATATGGTGTTCTTAAAAAAgtaagaaaatgaagaaaaaatgacagTAATTTCTGCACACAGTACCGGATTCTTCTGAATAAAcctcaaaatgaaataacaaAATTCGGCACTCTTAGAATTTACATTTTGTACATAAGTATTTTTGTCCGCGTCCATGAGTCTCTTACTTagggaaaagataaaatcttcctcatttttgttaatgtgATGAAGGAAGTTCAAAAATTCAATCGTTTTGTTCTCTATTGAGGAGATGTACTTGTAAATGTAATTCACTTCGACGAAGAGGTTAATCATCCTTAGCCAGTTGTCAAAATGGAGGTTGTCCCCATAAATGAAGAATATGCTAATGACTGCCTTTATCGacagaatatattttacgttATTCAAATCGTTGTTTATGAAGTATGACTCTTTCAATATGATGCTAATGATCtcatcaaaatattttataagctCTTCGTTAAGAGTCGATTTGTAGCTAATAAAATTGGATTCGACGCTTTCTATGCTCGTCTTTTTTGCGATGGATTTATTCGCCACTATCTGATCTGTGTCTCTCCTTTGACTATTTCTTTTGCCTCTTCCTGCGCCTTCCCCGTCATCCAAGGTTCTACTACTAACGTTGTAATGTGCTTCACTTGGGGGGGAATTCCTCCACCGTTCGGCGCCCATGTTTGGCTGGTCCTCATCACCCACATTTGCGTTCTCGCCTCTCTCACTTTTTCCGCTCTTCAAGTTGTAAAAACAGTTGCCCGAATCATCGTCActgttttccctcttttgtGGATTCCCCCGATTAGGAGTATTCCTTTCGCTCCTTTGTTTGGTCAGCACATCACCCATTTTGTCCTCCTTTTCTACGCATTCTTTCACATTTGTGGGTTCCACTCCATCGTGGCTTTTGCCTGACTCCCGCTTAGCCTCCGCCAAGTCGTTACTCGCACGCGTGGCAGCTTTACCCGTGTGGACAACATTGCTGCCATCCTTCACACTTGCTTCGCTACCTTTGCGATGGGACGTTTTACTCTCATTAGAGGAATACAACATGGGGACCTTACTGATACTTTTGATGGCCCCCTTGCTCTTCCTCACACCGGAGTTGTTTTCACCCCTACTTTCTTGCCTTTCGAAATTTCTAAGAATCTTCAAAAAGAAGGGCGAATTCTCTAGGGTAAAAATACTACTGCATTTTGTCAAAGTCTGCAGACAGGCGTTGgtgcaaatatttattttcaaatgaGTGCtgatgaaaattattttctggAACCCACTGAAGAAGCACACATCTAGCTTGTTCGTGTAGGAGAAGATTAGGCAGAGGGACGATATGAAATATCTGCACGTGGAATTGAACACGTTAGAGAATAGGGACATGCTCTCGTGGTACTGGTCATTTGGATTTATAAGCTTGCTGCTTTGGGgattcttttccccttttttgcttcgttcGTTCGCGGGGGTGGCGCGGGCTACTGGCGGATTGTAACTATATGCGCTGGTATACACGCCGCTCATACCGACACTCACACCGCTATACACACCGCTATACACACCGCTAAACAAATCGCCCCCCCTTCCTGCACACCTATCCGCGCCTTCGGCTGCGTTCCCATTGTAGCAGTCGAGCCTTCGTTCCAGCTCGTCATCAAAGGAGGAGTTCTTCCCACTAATGACACTGGAGGGTTGTGCCCTCGGGGCCGACTGCAGACCATACCCTCGCTCACTGCACAATTGTGCCACTGCCTCCTTCTTTGCATTCTTCCTCTCAACCCTGCTGCCACACGCCGATGATTCACTTAGAGCAAATCCACTCTCATCATTTAGATCTACCGTCGCGAAGCAGTACTGATTTAGGGACATTCTCagtatgtttaaaaaaattacataaaaagaaTTCACAAGGGATAAAATACTGTCAACGGTGGACGCAAGCAGACGTATTTCGTCAGCGTCTTTGTAGTATAAATCGTCAAACAGGGTTCTGCTTACTTTTTTCTCCGCTGAGTATTTGAATAGGTAGAAATCTTCCCTCGGGTTTTCGCAGCTGTTGGGTAAAATTAGGGGGTAGCTCAAAAAGTTGCGGAATGGCATTTCGTTGGGGCTGGTTCGGGCTTCCTTCGCGGGGTTCCCTTCCCCATGGTTCTCTTCCCCATTGTTCTGCTGCTTTGGTTTTATTTGTCCGTCACTCCGCTTGATGTTTTTCTCGTGCTTTTCCTTGTGTCCTTCTTCGTCCCTTTCTTCGCTCCTTCCTGTGTGGTCCCCCTGCGCGCCCTTCTTTTCGCCCCTGCCGCTGCGCCCCTTGTCCACAAGCTGCTCCACTTTCTTCTCGCCCGTGTATATCCTATCATACTTAAACACCTTCAAATGGGCGTACATTTTGGTTAAATCAATcgaatgcaaaaaaagcaattcGTGAATAATTTTGCTAATGTATTCGACGACCTTGATGAACAGGAGGTTGTCGTCATCACTGTGGTGTTTCACTTGCCCAATAGAGCTGTTCTCTCCCAGCACATCACTCTGCTTTGGGTTCGTTTCGCGCGAGTTCTGCTCCCCCGCTTTTCTCCCCTTGCTTTCCGCATCGGACTTGCTGCATACTCCATCGGGGAGTTTCTGACTGGGCGGTTTTTCGGTAGGAACGTTTTGCGCGGCCGCAGGTGGATGCTCACCCTCTTTATTGTATcccttcttcgttttttttttctttttcttttttttcttcgcgcCCTCGGCACCGCTGGTTACGGCGTCGTTGGttacttctccctcctcagctgcttccccctcctttgccgctgccccctcctttgcttctcccccctcctttgctgctcccccctccttggccgctccccccccatggcTGAAATATTTGTACAAATGAAACAAAGTCAGTGTGTCATCAAagagatagaaaaaaaaattcaaaacgatgagcaattttgaaaagggTTGCGTCAAGCACAAATGCTGAATTAGGATTAGGAAGAGGAATTTTATTTCGCCCAGGAAGTACTGAAAATATCTGTGGCAGATAACCTCAAAAATTTTGAGGCATCGATAGAAAACGTCTATGTGTAGGTTATACTTCAAAGACACCAGTATGATGTATATAATTTCGAATTtcaataatttgaaaaaatcgaaattttttaaaaagtgctCATAGTGGTTGAGGAATATATACAGCAGATCTAGGCAAAAGTTCAGCGACAAAATTAGGTTATTCTTGTTGTAGGTCGACAGGATTTCTGTCCTTTGATCACACGAGTCTGGCTGCACATTTTCGTCATCATCATGGTTTATTTGGTGATCCGTTTggcttttcccatttgtgctttttaaaattttcaagaatttttttatattggaATTTTTCACACTATACATGTACGCACTTTCGTCCTTACtgggcttttttttttttttctctccttcttcttcatctgcttcttcctcctgtgCGTTATGTTTTTCCTCCACAGGGGGGTCGGCGTTGCCGCTACCCGAATGTAGAGTGCCTTTTGAATAACTTGTCTGTTTTATAGTGGTAACAATTTTGTCATCGTTTGGTTCTTCTTGGAGAGTACCATTAGTGCCATTTGGCGGTGGCTGATCGGCACCCTTTTGGTCGTTACTTCGTGCGGATTGCGGCTTACCGGCAGGTTGATCCATTTGAGGTATGTTCGAATTTTGCCTGCGCTCTTGGCTTATATTAGCAGCGCCATTAGCACTCTCTTCTGTTCGTTTTTCCTCCGTTGCGGTTCCATACGCACAGGGAGAAGAAACCCCAACAGAGTTATACTTCAGTCTAATATTAACAAAACAGCAGTAACAGAGGTAATGAATTAGGGAaagcaatttatttttgtttttcatgaAACTCTCATTTTTCAGATCCGTTATGTAGATGAGATCTATCGGGCTGTCCGTATCATATGGCAAATcgaaattttcaaaatagagGTGCTTCACTTCCGTCGAGTGGTCCTCCTCCAGCACACGGTTGTGCTCACCactgttttgttttccttccgtGTCATTTTTATCCTTCTCCTTTGACTCACCCGTGTAACTCCCTAAGTTGTCACCCGGAGTGGCCCCAAGGCTACTCTCCCTATTACACACATCAATGAGCGAATTGAGCAGCTGCTTATACGCAGCACAACACGTTTGGTACAAAATGGTATTGCTATCATATAACGACGAATAATAAACGgagaacaaaattttcagcAAGGTGTTAATAATGTCCTTGTCGTAGTACTCCACATATTGGGGAGAAAATGCGGCTAATATAATTTgcacaattttaattaaaatttttttatcttcaagGAAAGTCAAATCGAATAACTggttggtaattttttctatctgCTTCTGAATATTTAtgtgtttaaaatttttgatggTGTGTCTGTTGTCTATTATGTAGAGGATGTAACAGACGACTCTCTTGATTATGAGCAAGCAGGTGTTGGAGATTTTGTGGCTACTAATCTGGATTCCTATGTTAACGATTTCGATTATTTCGTCTATGGGGAATTCGAAGCTGCTGAACAGTTGGTTTTTATTCGATTTGATAATACTATTgtagtttttaattttgatgaTGCATATTTCTGTCTTCTCCTTTATGcacacgttttttttccttgtctCGGCGATCAGCACCTTCATGTCATTTTCGAGTTCTTCTAGCAGCGGCAGTGGATCCATCTTCGGGGGTGCTCATCCGCATGCTCACGGGATTTGGCGGATCGGCAAGGGAGCGGCAGAGGAGCGGCGAAGGAGCGGTGAAGGAGCGGCAACGATCGGCTAATGATCCGCTAGGGATCGGCGAACGATCGGCCAATGATCCCCTAATGATCGGCAACTTGTTCGCCTCCTTCTAATTCGCCGCCGCTACTCTTTCATCACACGCACTGTGTTTTGTTCTACTGGTGTGTGCTCCATGCGCGTTGTGCCTCTTCACCGTGTGTGTTGTGCGGAGAAGGGACGAATTATCTTTCCCAAGGGGAGCACAGCAGACGCTTGACACAGTTTCTTCACAAAACAGCCGCAAAGGTGACAAaccgggggaggggggaaaaaagggcgaaggtggaaaaaaaaattaagagccccaaaaaaaaagtagcaaaCAGAAAGGTACAAAGGGGAACGTAATTAACGTGATGAAGCGGGCATGTTACTTGATCATAAACATTAATACTAACACacgtgtttcttttttttttccccccctttttgcttacTTTTTTGGCCAGGATGAACTAAATTTAATGTATGCCAACAATCACGTACctggcaaaaggggaaagttCCAACATGGAGCAAAACCAGCCTTTGCCCAGTACTCTATGTGTCTGTGACTTATTGTCATTCAGCTTTTGCCTATAAATGTATTCAAAAGAAAGAACAAGAttacgcaaaaggggg includes:
- a CDS encoding hypothetical protein, conserved (encoded by transcript PVX_117850A) yields the protein MDPLPLLEELENDMKVLIAETRKKNVCIKEKTEICIIKIKNYNSIIKSNKNQLFSSFEFPIDEIIEIVNIGIQISSHKISNTCLLIIKRVVCYILYIIDNRHTIKNFKHINIQKQIEKITNQLFDLTFLEDKKILIKIVQIILAAFSPQYVEYYDKDIINTLLKILFSVYYSSLYDSNTILYQTCCAAYKQLLNSLIDVCNRESSLGATPGDNLGSYTGESKEKDKNDTEGKQNSGEHNRVLEEDHSTEVKHLYFENFDLPYDTDSPIDLIYITDLKNESFMKNKNKLLSLIHYLCYCCFVNIRLKYNSVGVSSPCAYGTATEEKRTEESANGAANISQERRQNSNIPQMDQPAGKPQSARSNDQKGADQPPPNGTNGTLQEEPNDDKIVTTIKQTSYSKGTLHSGSGNADPPVEEKHNAQEEEADEEEGEKKKKKPSKDESAYMYSVKNSNIKKFLKILKSTNGKSQTDHQINHDDDENVQPDSCDQRTEILSTYNKNNLILSLNFCLDLLYIFLNHYEHFLKNFDFFKLLKFEIIYIILVSLKYNLHIDVFYRCLKIFEVICHRYFQYFLGEIKFLFLILIQHLCLTQPFSKLLIVLNFFFYLFDDTLTLFHLYKYFSHGGGAAKEGGAAKEGGEAKEGAAAKEGEAAEEGEVTNDAVTSGAEGAKKKKKKKKKTKKGYNKEGEHPPAAAQNVPTEKPPSQKLPDGVCSKSDAESKGRKAGEQNSRETNPKQSDVLGENSSIGQVKHHSDDDNLLFIKVVEYISKIIHELLFLHSIDLTKMYAHLKVFKYDRIYTGEKKVEQLVDKGRSGRGEKKGAQGDHTGRSEERDEEGHKEKHEKNIKRSDGQIKPKQQNNGEENHGEGNPAKEARTSPNEMPFRNFLSYPLILPNSCENPREDFYLFKYSAEKKVSRTLFDDLYYKDADEIRLLASTVDSILSLVNSFYVIFLNILRMSLNQYCFATVDLNDESGFALSESSACGSRVERKNAKKEAVAQLCSERGYGLQSAPRAQPSSVISGKNSSFDDELERRLDCYNGNAAEGADRCAGRGGDLFSGVYSGVYSGVSVGMSGVYTSAYSYNPPVARATPANERSKKGEKNPQSSKLINPNDQYHESMSLFSNVFNSTCRYFISSLCLIFSYTNKLDVCFFSGFQKIIFISTHLKINICTNACLQTLTKCSSIFTLENSPFFLKILRNFERQESRGENNSGVRKSKGAIKSISKVPMLYSSNESKTSHRKGSEASVKDGSNVVHTGKAATRASNDLAEAKRESGKSHDGVEPTNVKECVEKEDKMGDVLTKQRSERNTPNRGNPQKRENSDDDSGNCFYNLKSGKSERGENANVGDEDQPNMGAERWRNSPPSEAHYNVSSRTLDDGEGAGRGKRNSQRRDTDQIVANKSIAKKTSIESVESNFISYKSTLNEELIKYFDEIISIILKESYFINNDLNNVKYILSIKAVISIFFIYGDNLHFDNWLRMINLFVEVNYIYKYISSIENKTIEFLNFLHHINKNEEDFIFSLSKRLMDADKNTYVQNVNSKSAEFCYFILRFIQKNPVLCAEITVIFSSFSYFFKNTIFYKLSTLVNILNSIHFMIFNQFFKQRKVGPKGGEPPPKLSHKGGKAPGGGHQLPKESKHNGGTHPSGRDSKGMSTTLLSGHVESAQKGANHQDGNESSARLTEPSKEAALHAGSSLGREKNEEDTTPSNREYAKFNKLNRKKNIIEKYIEFLQKNENIFEVYYYYLSHFDPMYTTYFGFYTDVFFSAKGEKRKGVVHYELAKDRPISSECANLPTQGVPTEVRTFSKQMHDKPSGKATKEHTYYIVLKKLEKFCIFEDFYPLHMIEMLCVINLDKIRSIYNNCCMNILLLSLCKNNDIQKKSIDTLFNIIKESAVHYKHNFEIQFLLFKPFFLFLVNPHACYRSYFISSFLNSIRKNASFFNKDMWLFIIFLLYVSFQKELKKKSLKNDNGDEEDSHQIMEENISNINNIFNILEIIIVDYIEEVPVCKIMEVVIHMLILFSSLNVLSNNVSFRAINFSWSIVDYIVGRSHMLKGNGKKKNHGEMEGGEKGTPQGDQHKTGQNKLLHICAIENKKIYIYEKEIKMKNIKMKSFFIFILNQLMKLCFDERIEVRNCSIKTIISILSTHICKFDFFFYKTSICLLLKRLSVRYYSKLQGYFEMECRNEHQVDRQLGKSTGVNHTADVSGFYTDSQNSGAARTSEEPAEGGRTSLGEQFRKSFADLTAEVEGQFAKKKRKKGGEKMKEHPDLLSEIERGAGIPSSNGSGGRSGGRSGGRSGERSGERSGERSGERSGDRSGDRSGDLYDYVNENFGKIIIHHSRDSKLKQWIESFILIIEGCSRILLEQRNYRKFYIFYGTFVNILRTTLFVEYRSKNMFELHISILQILNNIFMSKLTYYDVSHFTMKNSLSNRNRCSDHVSIFDICLFYIYNYAICTDDQKIKDFILKLLMENLKNVYCDKWIYVHSLMYLHLFHLLFTSSVEVVLSPAEGKNYSFLNYDSILNELFFDYFISGREAITHHVGSDINGVPNETGNNPPKCAQKDGPQEEGKNSPKRPSFLNSHFTFEYKTKEASVDPLNIYNILENNKGVYNEGAFGEKAQKGSKDIYAGFLTGHLKSEIFTIMMDIFQTLEYDKINLLINEELLKCVKYLLLSLAENEEKKSILTKLLHFIFDEKILFNENSDEIIEKVELNDTYNKLDMDINTKEVNDENKECSRLFTLNYKKIYPLNNYIEYFQTFSIGLFNYFSPFLIFYIHNKFNLFPNYNVNIIYSIILCNFMRQEFYSIFYQKENYSLVLSFVNMFPYIIAGHVKCFLHNINNNSCFVFYESIIILLKITYNMLQISGNIAQEGLLKYWCAVIFSVEKILFVSCSNDKIDMLDIMLIKFIRNHYLVANSKAPLFIKIYLTKVISELNDKKRRAFSSWTLQILFEEYEKMTKENYNDSYYTTFMTLVMLKKCVLTLRSFSSENNENADEVLFILYEMKKLKCYYSYIDMKSSSILKCSEDKAHLFICYPYLLDCLNTENTKVFTTVKELLKLISYPLCSNNFG